A section of the Humulus lupulus chromosome 2, drHumLupu1.1, whole genome shotgun sequence genome encodes:
- the LOC133819512 gene encoding calmodulin-binding transcription activator 5 isoform X4, whose translation MEGGQLVDSNIHGFHTLQDLDVPTIMAEAPSRWLRPNEIYAMLSNYKYFTIHVKPMNLPKGGTIVLFDRKMLRNFRKDGHNWKKKKDGKTVKEAHEHLKVGNEEKIHVYYAHGQDCPTFVRRCYWLLDKSLEHIVLVHYRETQELQGSPITLVHTPVHSHSSSSSDPHARVLSEELDSGTKNAHSDGGKEHLGSGNSLTVKNYEQSLHDINTLEWDELLDPNDPINSALGDTVSCFNQQNQGVGKGSSSGGASDMVPMHSSFDHLTNPIATGGNTPGDHRNNVYVQTMGAQMNSDFQRRDSVGVVTGDSDILVNNGLHSQDSFGRWIDGILIDSPGSVIDPLLETSISSAQDSFVSPATGHIQSPVLEHMFNITDVSPEWAYSNEKTKILVTGFFHEQYQQFAKCNLLCVCDDVCVSAECIQVGVYRCLVPPHSPGFINLFLSVDGRKPISQIVNLEYRPPVTSLDMKNNWDKFQLQMRLAQLLFSSSKCLNILSSKVSPNTLKEAKKFAEKVPNFSKAWDNFINSTENGKTLFPQAQDKLFNLILRDRLKDWLIEKVIEGSKPTEFDDHGQGIIHLCAILGYSWAIHLFSMSGLSLDFRDKHGWTALHWAAFYGNAKMVAVLLTLGAKPNLVTDPTSANPAGCTAGDLALIRGYEGLAGFLSEKALVEQFNDMSIAGNASGTLDTSANDTVYPETLSEEQLFLKDTLAAYRTAADAAARIQVAFREHSLKVRTKEVEGSSPEEEARNIVAAMKIQHAFRNFETRKKIKAAARIQDRFRSWKIRRHFLNLRQQTIKIQAAFRGFQVRRQYRKILWSVGVLEKLVLRWRLKRKGFRGLQVTPVEVDRGRESDTEEDFYKASQKQAGERVGRSMGQVKNMFASAKAQEEYHRVKVAHNQVKLEYEDLFDTDPDSDITS comes from the exons ATGGAAGGAGGACAGCTCGTGGATTCGAACATTCATGGATTCCACACTTTGCAAG ATTTGGATGTTCCAACCATCATGGCTGAGGCCCCATCAAGATGGCTTCGCCCAAATGAAATTTATGCAATGTTGTCCAATTACAAATATTTTACCATCCATGTCAAGCCAATGAACTTACCCAAAG GTGGCACTATTGTACTATTTGACCGTAAGATGCTTCGGAACTTTAGGAAAGATGGTCATAACTGgaagaagaaaaaggatgggaagACTGTTAAGGAAGCTCATGAACACTTAAAA GTTGGTAATGAAGAAAAGATACATGTGTACTATGCACATGGCCAGGATTGCCCCACCTTTGTTCGGAGGTGTTACTGGCTACTTGACAA GAGTCTAGAGCACATTGTCCTTGTTCATTATCGAgaaacacaagag TTGCAGGGATCTCCAATCACACTGGTGCATACACCTGTACATTCACATTCTAGTTCTTCGTCTGATCCACATGCTCGGGTTTTATCAGAAGAACTTGATTCTGGTACTAAAAATGCACATTCTGATGGTGGAAAAGAACATTTAG GGTCTGGGAATAGTTTAACTGTCAAAAATTATGAGCAGAGCCTTCATGATATTAATACACTTGAATGGGATGAGCTTCTTGATCCAAATGATCCCATTAACTCAGCATTGGGAG ATACAGTTTCATGCTTCAACCAGCAAAATCAAGGTGTTGGAAAGGGATCTTCAAGTGGT GGAGCTAGTGATATGGTACCTATGCATTCTTCTTTTGATCATTTGACCAATCCAATTGCTACGGGTGGCAACACGCCTGGTGATCACCGAAACAATGTTTATGTTCAGACCATGGGAGCTCAAATGAATTCAGATTTCCAGAGAAGGGATTCTGTTGGAGTGGTTACTGGTGACTCAGACATTTTGGTTAACAATGGATTGCATAGCCAGGACAGTTTTGGGAGGTGGATAGATGGCATTTTGATTGATTCTCCAGGCTCTGTAATCGATCCATTACTTGAAACTTCAATTTCGTCAGCTCAAGATTCATTTGTTTCTCCAGCAACGGGTCATATCCAATCTCCTGTTCTAGAACACATGTTTAATATAACCGATGTGTCACCTGAATGGGCTTATTCAAATGAAAAAACAAAG ATTCTAGTCACTGGCTTCTTTCATGAACAGTATCAACAGTTTGCAAAGTGCAACCTACTTTGTGTCTGTGATGATGTATGTGTTTCTGCCGAATGTATTCAGGTTGGGGTGTATCGCTGTTTGGTTCCACCTCATTCCCCTGGATTCATAAACCTTTTTTTGAGTGTAGATGGCCGCAAACCCATCAGCCAAATTGTAAATTTGGAATATCGCCCCCCTGTTACTTCTTTGGATATGAAGAACAACTGGGATAAATTCCAACTGCAAATGCGACTTGCACAGTTACTCTTCTCTTCATCCAAGTGCCTCAACATTCTATCTAGTAAAGTATCACctaatacactgaaggaggcaaAGAAGTTCGCAGAAAAAGTCCCCAACTTTTCTAAAGCCTGGGATAACTTCATCAATTCAACTGAAAATGGGAAAACTCTATTTCCGCAAGCACAGGATAAACTATTTAATCTCATTTTAAGGGACAGGCTGAAAGATTGGCTTATAGAAAAAGTTATTGAGGGGTCTAAACCCACTGAATTTGATGATCATGGTCAAGGCATAATCCATTTATGTGCTATTCTTGGATATTCATGGGCCATCCATTTGTTTTCAATGTCAGGTCTGTCACTGGATTTTCGCGATAAACATGGATGGACAGCTCTACATTGGGCAGCTTTTTATGGAAA TGCCAAAATGGTGGCTGTTCTGCTAACCTTGGGAGCAAAGCCAAACCTGGTAACAGATCCCACTTCAGCAAACCCTGCTGGATGTACAGCCGGTGATCTTGCATTGATTAGGGGTTATGAAGGCTTAGCTGGTTTTCTTTCGGAAAAGGCCTTGGTAGAACAATTCAATGATATGAGCATAGCTGGAAATGCCAGTGGCACCCTTGATACTTCTGCAAATGACACCGTATACCCTGAGACTCTCAGTGAAGAGCAGCTGTTTTTGAAGGATACTTTGGCTGCTTATCGCACAGCTGCTGATGCAGCAGCACGTATACAGGTTGCATTTAGGGAGCATTCACTGAAAGTTCGGACTAAAGAAGTTGAGGGTTCCTCTCCAGAGGAAGAAGCACGCAACATAGTTGCAGCAATGAAGATTCAGCATGCCTTTCGCAATTTTGAAACCCGGAAAAAGATAAAAGCTGCTGCTCGCATACAAGATAGATTTCGTTCATGGAAAATTCGTAGACATTTTCTTAATTTGCGCCAACAAACTATAAAAATCCAG GCTGCTTTTCGGGGATTCCAAGTACGAAGGCAATACAGAAAAATTCTCTGGTCTGTTGGAGTCCTTGAAAAGCTTGTTCTGAGGTGGCGTTTGAAGAGAAAGGGCTTTCGAGGACTCCAGGTTACACCAGTCGAAGTTGACCGGGGTAGGGAAAGTGACACTGAAGAAGATTTCTATAAAGCTAGCCAGAAACAAGCTGGCGAACGTGTCGGGAGGTCTATGGGGCAGGTCAAGAATATGTTTGCATCAGCCAAAGCACAAGAAGAATATCATAGGGTGAAGGTTGCACATAATCAAGTCAAG CTGGAATATGAAGACCTTTTTGATACTGATCCTGATTCCGACATTACTAGTTGA